In Geobacter anodireducens, a genomic segment contains:
- a CDS encoding succinate dehydrogenase codes for MSHHDKNMTLTLHVWRQKGPKDPGKFEVYEAKDVSPDQSFLEMLDDVNEELIKQGKDPIAFDHDCREGICGMCSQVINGVAHGGMDRTTVCQLHMRMFKNGDAIYIEPWRARAFPIVKDLVVDRTALDTIIQAGGYTSAHTGGVADGNALLIPKGDADYAMDAAECIGCGACVAGCPNGSAMLFTSAKVSQLAVLPQGKAEAARRVKAMSEALQECGFGNCTNHYECQAACPKGIDVKFIATLNREYLKSLCK; via the coding sequence ATGAGCCATCATGACAAGAATATGACTCTTACCCTTCATGTCTGGCGCCAGAAGGGGCCGAAGGACCCGGGGAAATTCGAGGTCTACGAGGCGAAAGACGTCAGTCCCGACCAGTCGTTCCTCGAGATGCTCGACGACGTCAACGAAGAACTCATCAAGCAGGGGAAGGACCCCATCGCCTTCGATCACGACTGCCGCGAGGGCATTTGTGGCATGTGCTCCCAGGTCATCAACGGCGTTGCCCATGGCGGCATGGATCGGACAACGGTGTGCCAGCTCCACATGCGGATGTTCAAGAATGGCGATGCCATCTACATTGAGCCGTGGCGTGCCCGCGCATTTCCGATCGTTAAGGATCTGGTCGTTGACCGGACGGCCCTTGACACCATCATCCAGGCCGGCGGCTATACCTCGGCCCACACCGGAGGGGTTGCCGACGGCAATGCCCTGCTCATTCCGAAGGGCGATGCCGATTACGCCATGGACGCCGCCGAGTGTATCGGCTGTGGTGCCTGCGTGGCAGGCTGCCCCAACGGCTCGGCCATGCTGTTCACCTCTGCCAAGGTGTCACAGTTGGCGGTCCTGCCCCAAGGCAAGGCCGAAGCTGCCCGCCGCGTCAAAGCAATGAGCGAGGCCCTTCAGGAGTGCGGTTTCGGCAACTGCACCAATCACTACGAGTGCCAGGCTGCGTGCCCCAAGGGGATCGACGTGAAGTTCATCGCCACGCTGAACAGGGAGTATCTCAAGTCTCTCTGCAAATAG
- the sdhA gene encoding succinate dehydrogenase (part of four member succinate dehydrogenase enzyme complex that forms a trimeric complex (trimer of tetramers); SdhA/B are the catalytic subcomplex and can exhibit succinate dehydrogenase activity in the absence of SdhC/D which are the membrane components and form cytochrome b556; SdhC binds ubiquinone; oxidizes succinate to fumarate while reducing ubiquinone to ubiquinol) → MILDGKCPTGPIEKTWDKHRFDMKLVNPANKRKYKILVVGTGLAGGAAAASLGELGYNVEAFCYQDSPRRAHSIAAQGGINAAKNYPNDGDSIYRLFYDTIKGGDFRAREADVWRLAQVSNNIIDQCVAQGVPFARDYAGYLDNRSFGGAQVSRTFYARGQTGQQLLLGAYSALARQIKAGTVKMFPRTEMLDLIIVDGEAKGITIRDLVTGEIRTHVGDAVVLCTGGYVNVFNLSTNAMGCSVTAVWKAHKKGAFFANPCYTQIHPTCIPQHGDKQSKLTLMSESLRNDGRCWVPKKQGDNRAPGQIPDEDRDYYLERKYPSFGNLAPRDIASRAAKEQCDDNRGVGPGGRGVYLDFASSIQRLGENTIRERYGNLFEMYEKITDENAYKVPMRIYPAPHYSMGGLWVDYNCMSNVPGLFVLGEANFSVHGANRLGASALMQGLADGYFVIPYTIADYLARIAPGKVKADNPECKKSIDDVNNDLKKFMSINGKKTVTEFHRELGKIMWNNVGMARSEESCKEALKVIPQIRDEFWKNVKVSGSGAEFNQQLENAGRVADFLEFAELMTLDALHRNESCGGHFRVEHQMPDGEAKRDDENYCYVAAWEFKGVGKEPELHKEPLKFENVHLAIRSYK, encoded by the coding sequence GTGATACTCGACGGAAAATGTCCGACAGGGCCAATTGAGAAAACGTGGGACAAGCACCGCTTCGACATGAAGCTGGTCAACCCCGCCAACAAGCGCAAGTACAAGATCCTCGTCGTCGGGACCGGCCTTGCCGGTGGTGCAGCCGCTGCATCGCTGGGGGAGCTTGGTTACAACGTGGAAGCGTTCTGTTATCAGGACAGCCCGCGCCGCGCGCATTCCATCGCCGCCCAGGGCGGTATCAACGCTGCCAAGAACTATCCGAACGACGGCGACAGCATCTACCGTCTTTTCTACGACACCATCAAGGGTGGCGACTTCCGCGCCCGTGAAGCCGACGTCTGGCGTCTGGCCCAGGTGTCCAACAACATCATCGATCAGTGCGTGGCCCAAGGCGTACCCTTTGCCCGCGACTACGCCGGTTATCTGGACAACCGCTCCTTTGGCGGCGCTCAGGTATCCCGTACCTTCTATGCCCGGGGCCAGACGGGCCAGCAGTTGCTGCTGGGCGCCTATTCCGCCCTTGCCCGGCAGATCAAGGCCGGTACCGTCAAGATGTTCCCCCGCACCGAGATGCTCGACCTGATCATTGTTGACGGCGAGGCCAAGGGGATCACGATCCGCGATCTGGTGACCGGCGAGATCCGCACTCACGTGGGCGATGCGGTTGTTCTCTGCACCGGCGGCTATGTGAACGTCTTCAACCTCTCCACCAACGCCATGGGGTGCAGTGTTACCGCTGTCTGGAAGGCCCACAAGAAGGGTGCTTTCTTCGCCAACCCCTGTTACACCCAGATTCACCCGACCTGCATTCCGCAGCACGGTGACAAGCAATCAAAACTGACCCTCATGTCCGAGTCGCTCCGTAACGACGGCCGCTGCTGGGTGCCCAAGAAGCAGGGCGACAACCGTGCGCCGGGCCAGATTCCAGACGAGGACCGCGACTACTATCTGGAGCGGAAATACCCCTCTTTCGGAAACCTGGCACCCCGTGACATCGCATCCCGCGCGGCCAAGGAGCAGTGCGACGACAACCGCGGCGTCGGACCGGGCGGACGCGGCGTCTATCTGGACTTTGCCTCCTCCATTCAGCGCCTTGGCGAAAATACTATTCGCGAGCGTTACGGCAACCTCTTCGAAATGTACGAGAAGATCACCGATGAGAACGCCTACAAGGTCCCGATGCGGATCTATCCGGCCCCCCACTACTCCATGGGCGGCCTCTGGGTCGACTACAACTGCATGAGCAACGTGCCGGGCCTCTTTGTCCTGGGCGAAGCCAACTTCTCGGTGCACGGAGCGAACCGCCTCGGCGCCAGCGCCCTCATGCAGGGGCTTGCCGACGGCTACTTCGTCATTCCCTACACCATCGCCGACTACCTGGCCCGCATTGCCCCCGGCAAGGTCAAGGCGGATAACCCCGAGTGCAAGAAATCGATCGACGATGTCAACAACGACCTCAAGAAGTTCATGTCGATCAACGGCAAGAAAACCGTCACCGAGTTCCACCGCGAACTGGGCAAGATCATGTGGAACAACGTCGGCATGGCCCGGAGCGAGGAGAGCTGCAAGGAGGCTCTCAAGGTCATCCCGCAGATCCGTGATGAGTTCTGGAAGAACGTGAAGGTTAGCGGCTCCGGCGCCGAGTTCAACCAGCAGTTGGAGAACGCCGGCCGCGTGGCCGACTTCCTGGAGTTTGCCGAGCTCATGACGCTGGATGCCCTGCATCGCAACGAGTCCTGCGGCGGTCACTTCCGGGTCGAGCACCAGATGCCCGACGGCGAGGCCAAGCGTGACGACGAAAACTACTGCTATGTCGCCGCATGGGAATTCAAGGGGGTTGGCAAGGAGCCCGAGCTTCACAAGGAGCCGCTGAAGTTTGAAAACGTCCACCTTGCGATAAGGAGCTACAAATAA
- a CDS encoding fumarate reductase, with product MQLFTSSVGRKVLMAITGQVMVLFVIVHMLGNSSIFIPGGINAYAEHLHALPPLVWGFRLVMLVAAGIHILFGIQLSLENRAANPDTYAVKNYRRATMGSLSMLYTGLLLLSFIIYHLLHFTIRATPDIKIGVDSLGRIDVFGMVTNSFSHGIIAFIYIAAMVVLFLHLSHGIQSFFQTMGWNNNKSLPVFNRIGMVAAVVLLLGYATIPFVIVTGILKG from the coding sequence ATGCAACTGTTCACGAGTTCTGTGGGAAGAAAAGTCCTGATGGCGATTACCGGCCAGGTCATGGTTCTGTTCGTCATCGTCCACATGCTTGGCAACTCATCCATCTTCATTCCCGGAGGCATCAATGCCTACGCGGAGCACCTGCATGCCCTTCCGCCTCTTGTCTGGGGCTTTCGTCTCGTCATGCTGGTTGCGGCAGGCATTCATATCCTGTTCGGCATCCAGTTGAGCCTTGAGAACCGCGCCGCCAACCCCGACACCTATGCGGTCAAGAACTACAGAAGGGCCACCATGGGGAGCCTGAGCATGCTGTACACCGGCCTCCTTCTGCTGTCCTTCATCATCTATCACCTCCTCCACTTCACCATCCGCGCTACCCCCGACATCAAGATCGGCGTAGACAGCCTGGGCCGCATCGATGTCTTCGGCATGGTGACCAACAGCTTCTCCCATGGCATCATCGCGTTCATCTACATCGCGGCCATGGTGGTTCTGTTCCTCCACCTCTCCCACGGGATCCAGAGTTTCTTCCAGACCATGGGGTGGAACAATAACAAGTCACTTCCGGTGTTCAACAGAATCGGCATGGTCGCCGCAGTGGTTCTTCTCCTCGGCTATGCGACCATTCCGTTCGTCATCGTCACCGGCATTCTGAAAGGTTAG
- a CDS encoding tRNA-guanine(34) transglycosylase, with product MKFKLIKKDTRTSARRGSLTTPHGTIETPIFMPVGTHAAMKAMTPSQVKETGAQIILSNTYHLHLRPGEDLVAKAGGLHRFMGWDGPILTDSGGFQVFSLPNKKITDEGVFFRHEVSGEEVFLDPARATAIQEALGADIIMAFDECIPYPCDKKYAAASTRKTIRWAEACKKAHTRKDQALFGIVQGSVFEDLRAQCARELVQLDFPGYAVGGVSVGEGLELLKKVVEYTAPFLPENKPRYLMGVGLPEDILESVERGMDMFDCVIPTRYARSATLFTNRGKIRLTHRNYRRDFYPVDPNCTCYTCRNFTRAYLHHLFNANEILSATLASIHNVHFYLNMMAEIRAAIEEGRFADYKRNFLASYLKGK from the coding sequence ATGAAATTCAAATTAATTAAAAAAGACACCAGAACATCTGCGCGGCGGGGATCACTCACGACCCCCCACGGCACCATCGAAACCCCCATCTTCATGCCCGTCGGCACCCACGCGGCCATGAAAGCGATGACGCCCTCCCAGGTCAAAGAGACGGGAGCACAGATCATCCTTTCCAACACCTACCACCTTCACCTGCGCCCCGGCGAGGACCTTGTCGCCAAGGCTGGGGGCCTGCACCGGTTCATGGGATGGGACGGACCGATTCTGACCGATTCGGGCGGCTTCCAGGTCTTCTCGCTGCCCAACAAGAAGATTACCGACGAGGGGGTCTTCTTCCGCCACGAGGTGAGCGGCGAAGAAGTGTTCCTCGACCCGGCACGGGCCACGGCGATCCAGGAAGCGCTGGGCGCCGACATCATCATGGCTTTTGACGAGTGCATCCCCTACCCCTGCGACAAAAAGTACGCGGCGGCATCGACCCGCAAGACCATAAGGTGGGCGGAAGCGTGCAAAAAGGCCCACACGCGCAAGGACCAGGCGCTGTTCGGCATCGTTCAGGGGAGCGTATTCGAGGACCTGCGTGCCCAATGCGCCAGGGAACTGGTCCAGCTCGACTTCCCCGGCTACGCCGTGGGAGGCGTATCGGTGGGCGAAGGGCTTGAACTGCTGAAAAAGGTAGTTGAGTACACGGCCCCGTTCCTCCCGGAGAACAAGCCCCGCTACCTCATGGGGGTGGGACTGCCGGAGGATATCCTGGAGAGCGTGGAGCGGGGGATGGACATGTTCGACTGCGTGATCCCGACCCGCTATGCCCGGAGCGCCACCCTTTTCACCAACAGGGGGAAAATTCGACTGACCCATCGTAACTACCGGCGCGACTTCTACCCCGTCGACCCCAACTGCACCTGCTATACCTGCCGGAACTTCACCCGGGCGTACCTCCACCACCTCTTCAACGCCAACGAGATACTCTCCGCAACCCTGGCGAGCATCCACAACGTCCACTTCTATCTGAACATGATGGCGGAGATACGTGCTGCCATCGAGGAGGGGCGCTTTGCCGACTACAAGCGGAACTTCCTGGCGAGCTATCTGAAGGGTAAGTAG
- a CDS encoding pyrophosphatase, giving the protein MTDEQAGFGRIMEIMRRLRGPGGCPWDAEQTHESLKRYLLEEAYEVIEAIDAGSPEMLREELGDLLLQPVFHAVVAEERGAFAMADVLETLAEKLVSRHPHVFGDQVVRTSDEQIENWERIKQKEKAQERRSALAGVPAHLPALMRAQKVTEKASRVGFDWTRVDEVHAKVMEELAEFEEAMAAGNQQRMEAELGDLLFAIVNLGRFLALDPEEALRKTIERFTRRFSHIEETLHDRGVALKDASLAEMEALWEEAKAGEAGG; this is encoded by the coding sequence ATGACGGACGAACAGGCCGGCTTCGGCAGGATCATGGAAATCATGCGGCGGTTGCGCGGACCGGGAGGATGCCCGTGGGACGCGGAACAGACCCATGAGTCGCTCAAGCGCTATCTGCTCGAAGAGGCCTACGAGGTCATCGAAGCCATTGATGCCGGATCTCCGGAAATGCTTCGGGAAGAATTGGGCGACCTTTTGCTCCAACCGGTCTTCCACGCGGTGGTGGCCGAGGAGCGGGGAGCGTTCGCCATGGCGGACGTACTGGAAACGCTGGCGGAAAAACTCGTGTCGCGCCACCCCCACGTCTTTGGCGATCAGGTAGTCCGTACCAGCGACGAGCAGATAGAAAACTGGGAGCGGATCAAGCAGAAGGAAAAGGCTCAGGAACGTCGCTCGGCCCTGGCCGGCGTCCCGGCCCACCTGCCGGCACTCATGCGGGCGCAGAAGGTCACGGAGAAGGCGTCCCGGGTCGGCTTCGACTGGACCCGCGTCGACGAAGTGCATGCCAAGGTGATGGAGGAGCTTGCGGAGTTCGAAGAAGCCATGGCCGCGGGGAACCAGCAGCGCATGGAGGCTGAGCTGGGCGATCTCCTGTTTGCCATTGTCAACCTGGGCCGATTCCTCGCCCTGGACCCCGAAGAGGCGCTCCGCAAGACCATTGAGCGTTTTACCCGCCGCTTTTCCCACATCGAAGAAACGCTTCACGACCGCGGGGTGGCGCTCAAGGATGCATCACTGGCTGAGATGGAGGCCCTGTGGGAGGAGGCGAAAGCGGGGGAGGCAGGGGGTTGA